A region of the Chitinophagaceae bacterium genome:
GACTTCGCTCAGTGCGGGCTTCGACTTCGCTCAGTGCGGGCTTCGACTTCGCTCAGTGCGATTGAGAACTTTTATTATCTTTGGATTAATAATGACACCCGATTATCCACATAAACTCTTTTCCGACAAGCGTAACAGCTATTCTATGCTGATGCTTACGCTTGCGATGGATTCGGCCGGTTAATTTGAATGCAGCTCCCAGGCTATTTTTTATTTCAAATTAATTACCATGCAAACAACAACCGTTCAAACCTCAACCGTAAATAACAGCACAACTGATTTTCTTCCCCTGCAGGGAACCGACTATGTAGAGCTTTATGTTGGCAACGCCAAACAGGCGGCCCATTTTTATAAAACAGCTTTCGGCTTTCAGTCGGTGGCCTATGCAGGTCCTGAAACCGGCATGAGGGATAAAGTGAGTTACGTGATCCGCCAGAACAAACTCACGTTTGTGCTGACCACACCGTTAAAGAGCAGTAATCCCATTGCAGACCATATTCATAAACACGGCGATGGCGTGAAAGTGCTTGCCTTAAAAGTGGAGGATGCCGCCAGCGCTTTTGAAGAAACCACCAAACGGGGCGCCAAAGCATATCTTGAACCAACGGTTTTAAAGGATGCCGATGGCGAAGTGGTACTGAGCGGGATACATACCTACGGCGATACCGTGCACATCTTTGTGGAGCGTAAGAATTACAAGGGCCTATTCATGCCGGGATTCCGGGAATGGAGGTCGAACTATAATCCTGCAGAGACCGGTTTGTTGTATGTTGACCATTGTGTGGGCAACGTAGGATGGAACCAGATGAATCCCTGGGTGAAGTTTTACGAGGATGTGATGGGCTTCCGCAATATCCTGAGTTTTGATGACAAGGATATATCTACTGAATACTCGGCACTGATGAGTAAGGTGATGAGCAATGGAAATGGTTATGTGAAATTCCCCATCAATGAGCCGGCAGAGGGCAAGAAGAAAAGCCAGGTGGAAGAATACCTTGATTTTTACGACGGGGAAGGGGTACAGCATGTGGCCATTGCCACCAACGATATCGTTAAAACAGTGACCGAACTGCAAAACAGGGGGGTGGAGTTCTTAACCATCCCGCCCAGTTATTATGAAACCGTTCTGGAACGGGTTGGCAAGATCGATGAAGACCTGGAGCCATTGCAAAAGCTGGGTATACTGATCGACCGGGACGACGAGGGGTATTTGCTGCAGATATTCAGTAAACCACTGGAAGACCGGCCGACACTGTTTTTCGAGATCATCCAGCGCAAGGGCGCCAGGAGCTTTGGTAAAGGGAATTTCAAAGCCTTGTTTGAAGCGCTGGAAAGAGAACAGGACGCACGGGGAAATCTATGATACCGGATCACGTATTTAAAAATAACTGCATGGTTACCATGCAGTTATTTTTGTTTTTGGGTATCCTGCCCGAAAGAATTCCCGTTTTGGATGCTTTTATATTGAATATTTTTTTTTACTTTTAAAGTCGCTAATAAATAAATCAATCCACTTAAAATTAATGAACCGCTTACTTCTCAAATCATGTTTGCCGGTATTCATTGCAGTTTTTGCAAGCTTTGCCTGCTTTTCCCAAACGGCATTCAACGATAATCAAAAGAACAATTACCGGGTGGGGGGTACATTCAACAAACTGGAGGATTCTTTGAAAAGGCAGTTTGAAGAAAAGAAACTTGCCTGGCCTCCCCAGTCACTTTATATCCGCTCATTCAAATACGACCGCCAGCTGGAAGTGTGGGTGAAGAACGGCAACAACGAGTCCTTCAAACTTTTTAAAACATACAAGGTTTGCATGCAGAGCGGCACCACCGGTCCGAAGCGTATGGAAGGCGACTACCAGATCCCGGAAGGCTTTTATTATATCAACGAATTCAATCCAAACAGCAAATACCATTTATCACTCGGGCTCAATTATCCCAATGCATCCGACAGGATATTGAGCGATTCGATCCGGCCCGGCGGGTCCATCTACATTCATGGTAATTGTGTTTCCACCGGCTGTATTGCCATCAGCGATATTCCCATTGAAGAATTGTTCATCATCGCTACCCGGGCAAGGGCCAACGGGCAGGATTTCATCCCGGTGCATGTGTTCCCGGTGCGGTATGATGTGAAAAAATCCCTTCTATACCTTGCCGAAGCAACCATCCGTAACCAGGTGATACAGAAATTTGCCATCCGCCTCAAAGAGGCGTTTGATTATTTTGAAGAGAAGAGACAGCTGCCTGTCATCATGGTCAGCAAAACAGGTGAGTACGTGATCAATTAGCGCATCAATACCTGCACGGTTTCGGGTGTACGTTGCATCAGTAAAACAGTCTTTCCATTTGTAAGCTCCTCGTATTTCTCCCTCGAATAATGCCGGATGGTGAGCAACGTAAGGTCTTTTTCCAGTTGCACATCAAAGATATCCGAAGCAGCCAGCGCCAGTTTTTCAATCTTATCCGGTTTGTCATCGAGGCAGCATAACAGGCTTACTGCCCCGTTCTGCGAAATGTTTGGACGGATCTTGACCTGGTCGAATATCTCATGCAGCGCTGCGATCGGTTTTTCCTCCACAAATGAAAAGTCTTTTGAACTTAACTCCATCAGCACCTGGCTCTTCTTCAGCACGATAATGGGAGGCAGGTTGTGAACCGGTTTATTGCTGATGACCGTGCCGGCGATCTCCGGTTTCAGGAAGCAACGCACGTGCAGGGGAATGTTCTTATTCTCCAGCGGCTTGATGGTTTTTGGGTGTATCACCTGGGCGCCGTAGTATGCCATCTCCACCACTTCCCGGTAACTCAGGGCATTGATCACTACGGCATCCGGGAATTCTTTCGGGTCGGCATTCATCACACCCTCCACATCTTTCCAGATGGTCTGGCTTTGGACATTTAATATATTGGCAAAAATGGCGGCGCTGAAATCACTGCCTTCCCGTCCGAGGGTGGTGCTTTCATTCTCACCGGTAGCGCCAATGAAACCCTGGGTGATTACAATATCGTATGCCGCAAACAAAGGTTCCACTACTGTTCTTATTTTCTGCCGGGTATGATCCCAGTCGATGGCGGCATCCCGGAAGTTGTCATCCGTACGAACAATGTCCCGCACATCCAGCCATTTGTTCTTTATGCCGGCTTCCTGGAGGTAATTGCTCACCAGCGAGGTACTTAATAATTCACCGCAACAAACCACCTGGTCGTAATAATAATCGTAATCCCTTACCGGTTTATCATGCAGCAGCCATTCCACTTCGGTAAAAAAATCCTTCAGCTGGTTTTCGGCCTGCTGCCAGTTGATGTGGATGAGGTATTTAAGCAGGTTCTGGTGCGATTCCTTCACCTGGTCAAATAATCGCAGGGCATCTTCTTTCCTTCCTTCAAAAAAAGCATCCACCACTTTCTCCAGCGCATTGGTGGTTTTGCCCATGGCAGAGATGATGACGAGTATTTTTTCGCCGCCGTACGATCTTAAAATATTGCCTGTGTTCTGTATCCTTTCTGCCGTGCTGATACTGGCGCCGCCAAACTTAAAAACCTTCATTCGGTGTGGGTTGATTGAGTAAATTGGGTTAATTTAGCCCTGGTAAAATGATTGCAAAAATCGTTAATCTTGCCCAATAAACTAATAAGCTGTTTAAAAATGCTGCATAGGGTTTCTTATTATCATTTCAAAAGTGGCCGGTGGGGACACAGGCCACGGCGGACCGCCGCGGTTGGTGCCCTCACCAACCGCAAATGCTGAAAGTAACTTTCCTTTTTTAAATAAACCAACAATTGCTTAATCAAACAGATCATCATGAGTATTAACCGCAGAATACAGACACTGGATGAGTTCACCATCCAGCAAATGAGGGATTTTCCGCATGCCACCGGCGAACTGGCCGGGCTGTTGCGGGACATTGGCCTGGCAGCAAAACGGGTTAACGTGGAAGTGAATAAGGCCGGGCTGGTGGATATCTTAGGTGATGCCGGGAGCATCAATGTACAGGGAGAAGAGGTGAAGAAACTGGATATATATGCCAACAACCAGTTTGTGGGCGTGCTGCAGCATGGGATCAGTTGTGCAGGCATCGGCAGCGAAGAACTGGATGATATCGTTGTGTTTGACGACCCCGTGAGCAATAACAGCAAATACGTATGCCTTTTCGATCCGCTGGATGGCAGCAGCAATATTGATGTGAATGTTTCCATCGGCACCATCTTCAGCGTTTTCCGCCGCGTGAGTGAACTGGGCAAACCCGCTACCCAGGAAGATTTTCTGCAACCCGGCAATAAGCAGGTGGCAGCAGGTTACGTGATCTATGGTTCATCCACCATGCTGGTGTATGCAACACGGAGGGGCGTGAATGGGTTTACCCTGGATCCTTCCATCGGGGAATATACACTCAGCCATCCGAACATCACCTGCCCGGAAAAAGGGAAAATGTATTCCGTTAACCACGGCAATTTCTTCCAGTACGATGAGCAGGTAAAAAAATACATTACGGCATGTCAGAAAAAGGATAAGACGAATGGCGGTCCGTATACCCAACGGTATATCGGCAGTATGGTGGCTGATGTGCACCGGAACCTGATCAAGGGGGGGATATTCATGTACCCCGGTACTACAGATAAACCAAAAGGGAAACTGCGGTTATTGTATGAGTGTAATCCCTTTGCTTTTATTGTGGAAAGGGCAGGAGGCCTTGCAACCAATGGAAAGATACGGATACTGGATATCCAGCCAACAGAGCTTCACCAGCGTACCCCCTTCTTCATCGGCAGTAAAGGGATGATGGAAGAATTAAACGGTTTTTTACTTTCTTGAAATGGAAATAATTGAATACGAAAGCAGGTACCGGGAGGATTTTAAGCGGCTGAACCTGGAATGGCTTGATAAGTACGGTCTCACGGAGAGTCATGACCTGGAGATATTGAACGATCCCGAAGGAACCCTGATAAATACGGGCGGCTGTATTTTCCTGGCAATGTACGGCGGGCAGGTGATCGGCACCGCCGGATTATCGAAAAAAAATGAAAAGGAATACGAATTGGTAAAGATGTCGGTTCACCCGGCATACCAGGGCCGGGGTATCAGTAAACATTTGCTTGACCGTTGCCTGGATGAAGCCAGAAAGACAAAAGCAGAAAAGGTCTCTCTTTTTTCGAACAGTCAATTGCAGGCCGCATTGAAGCTGTATGAAAAATATGGATTTCACCGCGTTGCCGTAACCGATACACCCATGCTGACAGCAGATGTAAAAATGGAATTATCTTTATCCCCCAATCAATAAAATGACGAATACGATCATTTCGGTAAAGAACCTGGAAAAGAACTATGGTACGTTCCGGGCAGTGAAAGGAATTTCCTTTGACGTGTATGAAGGGGAGATATTCGGTTTGCTGGGGCCTAACGGTGCCGGTAAATCCACCACGCTGGAGATCATTGAAACACTCCGCACCAAGACCAGTGGCCAAGTGATGGTTTGCGGGATGGACCTGGATAAGGAACCGGACAACATTAAAAAGATAATCGGTGTTCAGTTGCAGACATCCGGCTTTTACCCGGGACTCAGTTTAACGGAACTGATCGAATTATTCGGCGGCTTGTACAACCAGCCTGTCAACCCATACGAATTACTGAAACTGGTAAACCTTGCCGACAAAGCAAAAAACAAATACAAGGAATTGAGCGGGGGACAAAAGCAACGTTTCTCCATTGCCACCACGCTTATCAATAAACCGAAGATCATATTCCTGGATGAGCCCACTACCGGCCTTGACCCCCAGGCCCGGCGCAACCTGTGGGACCTGGTCCGGAGTATCCGGGCGCAGGGGGCCACGGTCATCATCACCACCCATTATATGGATGAAGCAGAACAGCTATGCGACCGCATTGCCATTATGGATGAAGGGAAGATCATTTCGCTTGACAGCCCGGATAAAATGATCGATGACCTTGTACACAGCGGCTTTGAGCGGCCCAAACAGGTAAAAGCCGCCAGCCTGGAGGACGTTTTCATACATTTAACAGGAAAGGAAATGAGGGAAGAATAAAATGACGTTTATTTGCATTCCGATAGCTATCGGAACATTTTTCAACTAAAAAAACATCTATGAAAAGAGTTTTCTTAAGTACGATCGTGTTGTGTATTGCCGGTTTATCTGTAACGGCACAAAGTGGTGCAAAACCAAAAGCAAAACCTGCGGCCAAACCAGCTGCCCCGGTAATGAAGAACCTGCTGGACAGTTTCAGTTATGCCGCCGGTGTTAATGTGGCTACCAATATGAAGGCACAGGGCATCAGCAAGCTGAACACCGCCATGATGGTAAAAGGTATCGATGATGTATTTAAAACAACAAACAACTCCTGGACCAGGAAGCCAACAACACCTGCATGCAGCGGCAGCTGGATATTTTTTCAGCCGAAAAAGATGCGGGTGCAAAGGCAAAGGGGGTCGCATTCCTGGAGAATAATAAAAAGCGCAAGGGTGTGATTATCCTTCCGAACGGATTGCAATACGAAGTGATCAAGAGCGGGGACGTCAACGGCAGCAGCCCGAAGATCACAGATACCGTAGAAGTGAACTATTCAGGAACCCTGATAGACGGAACGGAATTTGATAATTCATTCAAACGCGGGGAGGCAGCTGCGTTCCCGGTTGGCGGGGTGATAAAAGGATGGATCGAGATATTGCAGCTGATGAAACCCGGCGACCACTGGAAGGTGTACATTCCCAGTGACCTGGCCTATGGGGCATCGGGTGCCGGCAGCGCCATCCCGCCTAACTCGGTGCTGATATTTGAAATTGTACTGGAAAAGATCCGGGTTGCAGCAGCACCGGCTGATGTACCTAAAAATAACTAAGGCACATGGAAGACTTAAGATACCCGATCGGTAAATATATCGTTCAGCCATTCTCAGATAGGTTATGGCAGGAATGGCTGGTGGATATAAAGAACCTGCCACAGCACCTGGAAAATGCGGTGCTTAATTTAGACGAATCTCAATTGAATACCCCATACCGTGATGGAGGGTGGACCGTGAAGCAGCTGGTGCATCACGTGGCGGACAGTCATATGAATGCATACATCCGTTTTAAACTGGGCCTTACGGAAAACAACCCGGCAATAAAACCATACGATCAAAGCGCCTGGGCAGAGATGGCCGATACGAAGAACCTGCCTGTAAATATCTCGCTTACTATTTTACATGCCCTGCATGTGCGCTGGTACGAGGTATTGAAAAATATGAGCCGGGACGAACTGGACAGGACCGTTTTTCATCCCGAACATAAAAAGGAATTTACGCTCTGGGAACTGCTGGGCATGTATGCATGGCACAGCAGGCACCATGTGGCGCATGTTACGTCATTGAGGGAGCGCATGAAGTGGTAATGAATGTTATCCGTTAGTCCGTTAATTGGTTAATTCGTTAATTGGTTAATCTGTTAATTTGGTAGTACGGATTAACATGTAAACAAATCAACCAATTAACGTTTCGATGAACTGGAAAACACTTTCTTCAAAATACTTAAGCAAACACATCTATTTTACCGCAAGGGAAGACCGTTGCGAAATGCCGGATGGGACGATTGTGGATCCGTATTTTGTGGTGGAAATGCCCGAATCTGTCTGCGCCATGGCTGTTACGGAGAACAATGAAGTAATACTTGTAAAACAATACCGCCATCCCATTGAAGCAAGTATCCTGGAATTACCCGGGGGGTTTGTTAACAAGGGCGAAACAGCTGAAACGGCCATTGCACGGGAGCTCCTGGAAGAAACCGGTTATTGTTTTTCCCATTTCTATTATTTGGGCCGCACGGCAGCAAACCCTGGTGTACTGAATAATTTTACAGGCCTTTACCTGGCAACCGGCGGTAAAAAAGTAGCGGAGCAGCGTCTGGATCTTAATGAAGAGATAGAGGCAAAGCTATTTCCGCTGGAAGAAGTGAGGCAGATGCTTCAGCACAATGAGATCATACAGGCCATGCATGCAATCTGTATGTTTTATGGGTTTAGTAAACTGGATGGACTTAAATAGCGGTGTATGCTCCCGGGCACCAAAACTTCATTTCCGCAAGCAATAAATATACCCTCTGCAGTTCATTACGTTACGTTTCTTCTCCTACCTGGCTTATCTACGGCGGTATAGAAGGTGCCGGGACAAATATTCCTCCTTTACGCCGGATTTTTCAGTCTCCATTCCTGCGGGGTTACACCATGGTCCTGTTTAAATACCCGTGCAAAATAACCGGCATCGTTATAGCCGCATTCCCCTGCAATGGTTGCGATGGATAATGCAGGGTCGGCCAGCAGTTCTTTTGCTTTGTTTAAACGCACCATGCGGATGAATTTGTTGGGAGAACTGCCGGTAAGCGCTTCCAGTTTCCGGTGCAGTTGGGAATGACTCATAAAGATCAGTTTGCACAACTGCTCCACACTGAATTCATAATTGGTAAAATTAGCTTCCACCAGTTCCCTCACTTTCCGTACAAATTCATGCTCTGTTCTTTCATCCGTAACGGGTTGTATCTCTTCATTGGAGGATGTTCCGGTGTTATCTGTTATACCGATCTGCTTACTGTAGTAATGCTGCAGGTTTTTCCGGAGCTCCAGTAATTTCTTTATCCGGAGCAGTAATTCTTCTTTATGAAACGGCTTTTCGAGGTACACATCGGCGCCTTTTTCAAGGCCTTCCAGTTTGCTCTGCATATCTGCTTTTGCAGTGAGCATGATGATGGGGATATGACTGGTACGTTCATCCTGCCGCAGTTTACGGCACATTTCAAAGCCATCCACAAATGGCATCATCACATCCGTAATGATCAGGTCAGGGATGCTGTCTACCGCAATTTCAAAACCCTCTCTGCCGTCTTTACCAACTGCCAGTTTATAATCGGGCAAACAGCTTGCCGTGTAGGCTACCACATCAACATTATCCTCTACCAATAAGATCAACGGGGCTGCCGTATCGGAATTTGTATTGGCAATTACATGCTGACCTATGTCCCCGTTCCTGGAAATCTCTGTTTTAGTTGGTTTCAGCACAGCCCCCGGTATGGTTTCATGGGCAGTTGTGCCTGCTTTGTGTAATGGGATGGTTATAATGAATTCTGTTCCCTTTGTTGCACCCACCGGCGGGCTTTTTACGGATATCGTTCCCTTCATCAATTTTACCAGTTCTTTGGTAAGCGCTAAGCCAATTCCGGTTCCGTCTGCCTTGCGGGTGTGGCTGTTATCCAACTGGTAAAAACGGTCAAATATATGCTCTAACTGGGTTTCGGGTATACCAATGCCGGTATCTTTTACTTTTAATACCAGGATGGTGGTTTCGGGATCTGCGGTATTTTCCTGCGAAATGCTGATGTATACATTGCCCGGCGCCGGCGTGAATTTTAATGCGTTGGATAATAAATTGGAAATGATCTGCCGTATCTTTTCTGCGTCGTAAGCCACTACCAGTTCATCCGTATCTGCTAAAAAGTGAAACTGTTTTTGCTCACTGGCGGCCAGTGATTGAAATGATTCTACCACGTATCGTAAAAAAGTAATGACATCGCCCTGCACCAGGTTCAGGGTCATTTTACCATCTTCCAGTTTTGACAGGTCCAGCATTTCATTTACCAGGTTCAGCAGGTTTTCCCCGTTGCGTATGATCATATCCAGGCCTTTGTGTGCATGCTGCTGCGGATCATTTTTTACCTGCTGGGCCATGCCCAGGATAACCGTAAGCGGCGTTCTGAATTCATGCGTGATGTTGGCATACAGCTGGGTCTTTACCGTATCCAGTTCTTTGATACGCCTGGCTTCCTGTTGTTCAAAGATCAACTGCGATTGCAGCCTGGCTTTATTTATTCTGAACCTGAAGAAGATCCCTGCCCCGGAAATAAACAACAGGGCATACCCCAGGTAAGCCCACCAGCTAAGCCACCAGGGCGGGTTTACGATGATCTTTAACGTGGCCGTTTTATTGCTCCATACTCCCTGGCTGTTACTTCCCTGTACTTTAAAAACATATTTGCCGGCCGGCAGATGCAAATAGGTGGCAAAACGCCTGGTACCGCTTTCCACCCAGTCTTCATCAATGCCCACCAGTTGATACCGGTATTTATTCTGACCGGGCGCTGTAAAATCAAGCGACGAAAATTCAAGCGTTAAAATATCCTGCAAATGATTCAGGGTAATGGATCGTGTTTGTTCAATGGTATGCTGCAGTACGCCGGTCCTGTCGTTGGGCAAAACAACCTGGTTGCCCACTAAGATATTGGTGATAAAAACATTGGGGGTGTAACCGTTTTGCAGAACCGCTGCCGGCTTAAAGATATTTATTCCGTTAATGCCCCCAAACGCAAGCCTGCCATCAGGTAGTTTGGCAAATGCACCGGTGTTGAATTCATCATCCTGTAAGCCGGCGGTCTTTGTGAAATTCCGGAAATGGTAGGTTGCTTTACCGGCATCCCTGGTTGCCGTCATGCAGAAAATACCTTTATTGGTACTGCCCCAGATATTACCGGCATCATCTGTAAGTATCCCGTACACTACGTCATCGGGCAGGCCATCGTTGGTGGTGAGATGAAAAAAATCGCCGTTTGTTTTATCCAGCCTGTTTAAACCACCCCCCTTGGTGGCGATCCAGATGAACCGTTCAGGCGATGACGGGTCATCCAGGAAGCAGGAAACAAAATTATAATTCAGCGAATTACGGTTGCTGCTGTTATTTAAAAACCATTGTACCTGCGGCAACGAAAAGTCATTGTTTGCAATGCGGATCTTTACGAAACCATTTTCTGTACCGATCCAGAATACCCCTTGTTTATCTTCAAACAAAAAAGTGCAGATGATCTTAGCGCCCCCGGGGTTGATCGTAATGCTATCCAGTTTGTTTGCTGCTTTATGAACGATGGTAATGGCTCCATCCTGCCCGGGCAGCCAGATATTCCCTTTGCTGTCTTCCAGGAAGGGCTGCTTTTTGCCAAACGGCTGATTGGAATTTATCTGCGGATAAGGTACCAGTAAATTGGTGGCCGGGTTATAGGAATAATATCCTGTTTTATCACTTTTTATCCAGTAATCGTTTGTTGAGGAAATAATAAAATTATCAATCTGGCTTACAGCAGGTGTTTTCCTGA
Encoded here:
- a CDS encoding NUDIX hydrolase, with the protein product MNWKTLSSKYLSKHIYFTAREDRCEMPDGTIVDPYFVVEMPESVCAMAVTENNEVILVKQYRHPIEASILELPGGFVNKGETAETAIARELLEETGYCFSHFYYLGRTAANPGVLNNFTGLYLATGGKKVAEQRLDLNEEIEAKLFPLEEVRQMLQHNEIIQAMHAICMFYGFSKLDGLK
- the fbp gene encoding class 1 fructose-bisphosphatase, with product MQTLDEFTIQQMRDFPHATGELAGLLRDIGLAAKRVNVEVNKAGLVDILGDAGSINVQGEEVKKLDIYANNQFVGVLQHGISCAGIGSEELDDIVVFDDPVSNNSKYVCLFDPLDGSSNIDVNVSIGTIFSVFRRVSELGKPATQEDFLQPGNKQVAAGYVIYGSSTMLVYATRRGVNGFTLDPSIGEYTLSHPNITCPEKGKMYSVNHGNFFQYDEQVKKYITACQKKDKTNGGPYTQRYIGSMVADVHRNLIKGGIFMYPGTTDKPKGKLRLLYECNPFAFIVERAGGLATNGKIRILDIQPTELHQRTPFFIGSKGMMEELNGFLLS
- a CDS encoding GNAT family N-acetyltransferase, which gives rise to MEIIEYESRYREDFKRLNLEWLDKYGLTESHDLEILNDPEGTLINTGGCIFLAMYGGQVIGTAGLSKKNEKEYELVKMSVHPAYQGRGISKHLLDRCLDEARKTKAEKVSLFSNSQLQAALKLYEKYGFHRVAVTDTPMLTADVKMELSLSPNQ
- a CDS encoding L,D-transpeptidase family protein, giving the protein MNRLLLKSCLPVFIAVFASFACFSQTAFNDNQKNNYRVGGTFNKLEDSLKRQFEEKKLAWPPQSLYIRSFKYDRQLEVWVKNGNNESFKLFKTYKVCMQSGTTGPKRMEGDYQIPEGFYYINEFNPNSKYHLSLGLNYPNASDRILSDSIRPGGSIYIHGNCVSTGCIAISDIPIEELFIIATRARANGQDFIPVHVFPVRYDVKKSLLYLAEATIRNQVIQKFAIRLKEAFDYFEEKRQLPVIMVSKTGEYVIN
- a CDS encoding putative metal-dependent hydrolase codes for the protein MEDLRYPIGKYIVQPFSDRLWQEWLVDIKNLPQHLENAVLNLDESQLNTPYRDGGWTVKQLVHHVADSHMNAYIRFKLGLTENNPAIKPYDQSAWAEMADTKNLPVNISLTILHALHVRWYEVLKNMSRDELDRTVFHPEHKKEFTLWELLGMYAWHSRHHVAHVTSLRERMKW
- a CDS encoding response regulator, whose protein sequence is MRKTGFRFTLLTTIACICLAFVSFAQKEKDYESISIAHGLSQGMVFDMLQDADDFIWVATKDGLNRYDGYSFKVFTNDPYNIHSLSSNTISKLFEDSKGRIWAGTENAGVNIYDKRTGIFYRVTHIPSNPSSLSGNGIKAIEEIPDGRILVATDAAGLNIVTITPDLFDKDSAPPVTRLSLPNNKQVYGMGKDKNGNIWIGGMDGTIYQFDYKKNSFTPLPGGKLYNNGYLNKDGSVVINNNLFLDDGKDIIPLFDTGRWPEGNIIFKPNSALWEFHHRELYFYDISSWKKGTKPNWNEKLPIDPATRICYPFIIDRSGILWSGSVGYGLRKYHKANTIFTTQAKGNSIRLIVPTAGNDLFLVDYAYKWMQLKKDTLLTDVFRKTPAVSQIDNFIISSTNDYWIKSDKTGYYSYNPATNLLVPYPQINSNQPFGKKQPFLEDSKGNIWLPGQDGAITIVHKAANKLDSITINPGGAKIICTFLFEDKQGVFWIGTENGFVKIRIANNDFSLPQVQWFLNNSSNRNSLNYNFVSCFLDDPSSPERFIWIATKGGGLNRLDKTNGDFFHLTTNDGLPDDVVYGILTDDAGNIWGSTNKGIFCMTATRDAGKATYHFRNFTKTAGLQDDEFNTGAFAKLPDGRLAFGGINGINIFKPAAVLQNGYTPNVFITNILVGNQVVLPNDRTGVLQHTIEQTRSITLNHLQDILTLEFSSLDFTAPGQNKYRYQLVGIDEDWVESGTRRFATYLHLPAGKYVFKVQGSNSQGVWSNKTATLKIIVNPPWWLSWWAYLGYALLFISGAGIFFRFRINKARLQSQLIFEQQEARRIKELDTVKTQLYANITHEFRTPLTVILGMAQQVKNDPQQHAHKGLDMIIRNGENLLNLVNEMLDLSKLEDGKMTLNLVQGDVITFLRYVVESFQSLAASEQKQFHFLADTDELVVAYDAEKIRQIISNLLSNALKFTPAPGNVYISISQENTADPETTILVLKVKDTGIGIPETQLEHIFDRFYQLDNSHTRKADGTGIGLALTKELVKLMKGTISVKSPPVGATKGTEFIITIPLHKAGTTAHETIPGAVLKPTKTEISRNGDIGQHVIANTNSDTAAPLILLVEDNVDVVAYTASCLPDYKLAVGKDGREGFEIAVDSIPDLIITDVMMPFVDGFEMCRKLRQDERTSHIPIIMLTAKADMQSKLEGLEKGADVYLEKPFHKEELLLRIKKLLELRKNLQHYYSKQIGITDNTGTSSNEEIQPVTDERTEHEFVRKVRELVEANFTNYEFSVEQLCKLIFMSHSQLHRKLEALTGSSPNKFIRMVRLNKAKELLADPALSIATIAGECGYNDAGYFARVFKQDHGVTPQEWRLKNPA
- a CDS encoding ABC transporter ATP-binding protein yields the protein MTNTIISVKNLEKNYGTFRAVKGISFDVYEGEIFGLLGPNGAGKSTTLEIIETLRTKTSGQVMVCGMDLDKEPDNIKKIIGVQLQTSGFYPGLSLTELIELFGGLYNQPVNPYELLKLVNLADKAKNKYKELSGGQKQRFSIATTLINKPKIIFLDEPTTGLDPQARRNLWDLVRSIRAQGATVIITTHYMDEAEQLCDRIAIMDEGKIISLDSPDKMIDDLVHSGFERPKQVKAASLEDVFIHLTGKEMREE
- the hppD gene encoding 4-hydroxyphenylpyruvate dioxygenase, whose product is MQTTTVQTSTVNNSTTDFLPLQGTDYVELYVGNAKQAAHFYKTAFGFQSVAYAGPETGMRDKVSYVIRQNKLTFVLTTPLKSSNPIADHIHKHGDGVKVLALKVEDAASAFEETTKRGAKAYLEPTVLKDADGEVVLSGIHTYGDTVHIFVERKNYKGLFMPGFREWRSNYNPAETGLLYVDHCVGNVGWNQMNPWVKFYEDVMGFRNILSFDDKDISTEYSALMSKVMSNGNGYVKFPINEPAEGKKKSQVEEYLDFYDGEGVQHVAIATNDIVKTVTELQNRGVEFLTIPPSYYETVLERVGKIDEDLEPLQKLGILIDRDDEGYLLQIFSKPLEDRPTLFFEIIQRKGARSFGKGNFKALFEALEREQDARGNL
- a CDS encoding FKBP-type peptidyl-prolyl cis-trans isomerase; this encodes MQRQLDIFSAEKDAGAKAKGVAFLENNKKRKGVIILPNGLQYEVIKSGDVNGSSPKITDTVEVNYSGTLIDGTEFDNSFKRGEAAAFPVGGVIKGWIEILQLMKPGDHWKVYIPSDLAYGASGAGSAIPPNSVLIFEIVLEKIRVAAAPADVPKNN
- a CDS encoding FKBP-type peptidyl-prolyl cis-trans isomerase N-terminal domain-containing protein, whose translation is MKRVFLSTIVLCIAGLSVTAQSGAKPKAKPAAKPAAPVMKNLLDSFSYAAGVNVATNMKAQGISKLNTAMMVKGIDDVFKTTNNSWTRKPTTPACSGSWIFFQPKKMRVQRQRGSHSWRIIKSARV
- a CDS encoding aspartate kinase, with protein sequence MKVFKFGGASISTAERIQNTGNILRSYGGEKILVIISAMGKTTNALEKVVDAFFEGRKEDALRLFDQVKESHQNLLKYLIHINWQQAENQLKDFFTEVEWLLHDKPVRDYDYYYDQVVCCGELLSTSLVSNYLQEAGIKNKWLDVRDIVRTDDNFRDAAIDWDHTRQKIRTVVEPLFAAYDIVITQGFIGATGENESTTLGREGSDFSAAIFANILNVQSQTIWKDVEGVMNADPKEFPDAVVINALSYREVVEMAYYGAQVIHPKTIKPLENKNIPLHVRCFLKPEIAGTVISNKPVHNLPPIIVLKKSQVLMELSSKDFSFVEEKPIAALHEIFDQVKIRPNISQNGAVSLLCCLDDKPDKIEKLALAASDIFDVQLEKDLTLLTIRHYSREKYEELTNGKTVLLMQRTPETVQVLMR